One genomic window of Solanum stenotomum isolate F172 chromosome 9, ASM1918654v1, whole genome shotgun sequence includes the following:
- the LOC125875583 gene encoding uncharacterized protein LOC125875583: MHAPIINEHNKGLNDFVDQEELGGDKCDVEEEIAIDCITKEISKPKKVRGQIAFKDIHARNLEERKEVTFDKGQAVGPTNKIVSELSKFIGTIARNPRFISLMYTSWHAVPNDTKKRMWEYINSKFLLPVEGKKWVMTGLRDAWRRHKQNIKEIFFDKNSTLEDMLAKRPDGIPDNQFCLLI; this comes from the exons ATGCATGCTCCTATAATTAATGAACACAACAAAGGATTGAATGATTTTGTCGATCAAGAAGAACTCGGTGGAGATAAATGTGATGTAGAAGAGGAAATTGCCATTGATTGTATTACAAAAG AAATATCGAAGCCAAAAAAAGTTCGAGGACAAATAGCATTTAAGGATATTCATGCAAGAAAtttggaagaaagaaaggaggtGACATTTGATAAAGGACAAGCAGTGGGACCAACTAATAAGATAGTGTCAGAATTAAGCAAATTTATAGGAACAATTGCAAGGAATCCTAGATTCATCAGCTTGATGTACACTAGTTGGCATGCGGTGCCAAATGATACTAAAAAGCGCATGTGGGAATATATCAAT TCCAAATTTCTACTTCCAGTAGAAGGAAAGAAGTGGGTGATGACTGGTCTTCGTGATGCTTGGAGGCGACACAAGCAAAATattaaagagattttttttgataaaaacagTACCCTTGAAGATATGCTAGCAAAACGTCCTGATGGCATTCCAGATAATCAATTCTGCCTGCTGATCTAG